In Zingiber officinale cultivar Zhangliang chromosome 3A, Zo_v1.1, whole genome shotgun sequence, the DNA window ATCTTCTACAAGCTactcgtgctacaagtcttcatcagctTTGCAAGTCACTCCGTCCGATAGTGTCGACCAAAGCTTCAACTCtattacttgtcggtatattttattagcttgcattgtaattaacttaaacaagatagtaggttgttactatcttgctcattttgtacgttctgcttctttccgagaatttcggaaagaaaggttatagtggattgtccatcggtgcgatcaaggatcgcgggttttcgagtaggagtcgacctagactccgaacgaagtaaacaagattttgtctttcttttttactttccgctgtgcacgccTCTGCTTTCAAAGaaaaagggaagttttaaaaAGACGTGATATTCACCTttccctctatcgcactcattcgaTCTAACACAAGGGATCTACCCTTGATGGGATTTACTAGCATTTTGTATATATGCTACGATTTGAAAGGTTCGCCCACGATATGGAAATCCCGGGCAAAATCAATAGCTGGACAGTATTGCCTAGATAGATGGACCATAGTTTGGAAAGGCTATTGCAAGTCGTCGATGGCGCAACAAGCCATATGACCGACTCCATTTCTAGACATGCCCCTTCGACCAACATCAGTATTTCGGGATCTAGCAGTCGGTATGGTGCTAGCTAGGGCCAATCATATCAAGGGGTAAGGAACACTAATTCTTCCTCCGGCTTCTCCTTCTTATTCCAATCCCATCATTGAGGGCCTTATCGGACATCCCTAGCGCACTTTAGTGCGTGTTAACCCATGCAGATCATCGACGTTATCACAGAAAATTTTATACGGAGGCAAATTTTGAACGCATCGCTGTTAATCAGTTCAGGAGGTGAAAGCTACAGTTGATCTAATATATTCAAGTGGCGGGCTTTCAAACTCGTGGAATTATTGCGGTGTCAACTAGTAGTTGACTAACTGAAACTTTCCATGGTTCTCAATCATTTACACCTACTTACTGTCTGCTTTGTCTATTAATTTCATCCATTTGGCTGGGCTTCTACAGGTTGGTAGTTTACATGGCATTAataataactaattaattaattacatatCCTACTGAAAATAATCTCTATTTTTCATCCATCGCCCAGTTGCTCTTCTCCTTGGGCCCCGTCGGCCCTTCTTCCCCCAGCACCTCATCCGGCAGACTCCGGATGATGCTCTCGAGACTCTTCTTCAGCCTCCCCGGCAGCAGCCTCTCTACTCTCTTCAGCTCCTTCCAAATGTCGTAGCTGATCTTCGGCCCCCACTCCCTCATGTAGTTCACCCACGGCGGCGCCTCCACTCCCAAGTACTCCGCCCCCACCACCTCCCAGCTCTCCCCGCTATCCACGCTGCTCCCCTTGTCGGTGTCGTTCCTGATGCCGATCCCCAGCTTGGCGTTCCCCTGCAGCACTAGCCCCGGCCTCGCGTACATCGCGTGCCCGTGCAGCGACGCGTACCCAACCGGTTTGTTCGTCGCACCGTCCCACTCCACCTGCGACGCCTCCTCCCAGCTCCCCGCGCTGTGCTCGCTGAAGTACACCCGCCGCAGCTCGCCGGTGAAATTGCTGATCCGCAGAGTCATGTGCTCCCAGTCACCCACGTGCCCCCCGATCTTCCCCAACTTGATGTTGATGAAGCTCACCTTCGCCCTTGCCGGCCCGTTGAAGGGGTAGAATATCCATATGGCCATGTCGGTGAAGGTCGCGCCCAGCATGGGCTTCACATGGAGGTAGACTTTGGTGCTGGAGATGTCCCCCTTCTTCGCCTTATCTTTTCGGTCATCTTCGGCCGGCAGGTCGATCCAGTAAGCTCCGTCGTTGGATTCTCCCTGTGGGAGATTCGATCCGTCAGGCTCGATCGGAGTTGAAGGATTGCTCTGGTTTTCTCTCTGGTACAATAGAGCTCCGTTGCCGAAGAACCAATTCACCGAGGAAGGCAAGAATTCCTCGTCGGAGTGAAAGTAAATCTTCGGCGCGTAAGCTTGCATGAGAGCTTCCACTTGGTTAAGATTCGGCATGGCGTTGGTGAAATTGGACGCCGAGTTCTTCAAACAAGCTAACTTTGTGACCATTCCATTATTTGCTTGAGCGAGAAAGGACCCCACCGGCACGCCGGCGGCGGTGATGCCTCTCACGGCCGGCCGTGAAGCGTTGACGTTGAACCCGTCGGTGCTCCAAATATACTCATCGTTCTCCACTTCTTCGGTCAGGTCGCTCCTCACGCAGCGGACTTCATCGAGAGGTGGTTTCTCCGGCGAGCCGGTGACGACTAGCCCGACTGCTCGGTATCCATCCGGCGGCGTCGGGAGCCAGAAGTAACCGTGACCATCTTGCTTGAGGTTGCTGGACGACTCGCTGCTCCATAGGAGGGTGTAGTCGGAAGGCTTTGCGAGCGCCACATCGCCGCCAGAGCCGATATCCCTTCCGACGAGAAGCCAGCCGAAGAGAGGGCGGTTGTTAGACTGGGCATAGTAGccgaggggcgagaagccggCGGGGAGTGAGGAAGGCCTGAAGAAGGTGGCGCCGAGATCGTCGGGGCCGCCGCCGTGGGTCGCCCAAACGCTGCTGAAGGTGGAGACTTGGCGAACCTCGAGGCCGCCGAGGTCGATGCTCCCCTTGGCGAATTGTCCACCTGAAAACCACCTTCAAGCTAAGATTACAAA includes these proteins:
- the LOC122051926 gene encoding uncharacterized protein LOC122051926, coding for MGNCVSLTATRGAPSLSASKASRKLSPIEAHPFHLPSPLPSFPPGGQFAKGSIDLGGLEVRQVSTFSSVWATHGGGPDDLGATFFRPSSLPAGFSPLGYYAQSNNRPLFGWLLVGRDIGSGGDVALAKPSDYTLLWSSESSSNLKQDGHGYFWLPTPPDGYRAVGLVVTGSPEKPPLDEVRCVRSDLTEEVENDEYIWSTDGFNVNASRPAVRGITAAGVPVGSFLAQANNGMVTKLACLKNSASNFTNAMPNLNQVEALMQAYAPKIYFHSDEEFLPSSVNWFFGNGALLYQRENQSNPSTPIEPDGSNLPQGESNDGAYWIDLPAEDDRKDKAKKGDISSTKVYLHVKPMLGATFTDMAIWIFYPFNGPARAKVSFINIKLGKIGGHVGDWEHMTLRISNFTGELRRVYFSEHSAGSWEEASQVEWDGATNKPVGYASLHGHAMYARPGLVLQGNAKLGIGIRNDTDKGSSVDSGESWEVVGAEYLGVEAPPWVNYMREWGPKISYDIWKELKRVERLLPGRLKKSLESIIRSLPDEVLGEEGPTGPKEKSNWAMDEK